Proteins encoded by one window of Flagellimonas lutaonensis:
- the rny gene encoding ribonuclease Y — protein MDSYIVIAIAAVIGLGVGFAIANALEKGKAAKTIANAKKEASNIIKEAQKEGENIKKDKIFQAREKFLELKAEHEKVIISKDKKIAEAEKRSRDKESQISNELAKSKRLNEQLEKQIKEVEHKSEILDRKQSELEKLHKSQVQQLEVISGLSAEDAKSQLLESLKETAKTDAMAYLQNTLEEAKLTAQQEAKKIVINTIQRIGTEEAVENCVSVFNLESDDVKGRIIGREGRNIRAIEAATGVEIIVDDTPEAIILSCFDSVRREVARLSLHRLVTDGRIHPARIEEIVKKTEKQINEEIVEIGKRTVIDLGIHGLHPELIKAVGRMKYRSSYGQNLLQHSREVAKLCGVMAAELGLNAKLAKRAGLLHDIGKVPTSEVETETPHAILGMQWAQKYGEKKEVCNAIGAHHDEIEMTTLIAPVVQVCDAISGARPGARRQVLDSYIQRLKDLEDIALGFNGVEKAYAIQAGRELRVIVESEKVSDDKAAELSFEISQKIQTDMTYPGQVKVTVIRETRSVNVAK, from the coding sequence ATGGATAGTTATATTGTCATTGCAATAGCCGCAGTGATTGGATTGGGAGTAGGATTTGCCATTGCCAATGCCCTTGAAAAAGGTAAGGCGGCAAAGACCATAGCAAACGCTAAAAAGGAAGCCTCAAACATAATAAAAGAGGCACAAAAAGAGGGCGAAAACATAAAAAAGGATAAAATATTCCAGGCACGTGAAAAGTTCTTGGAGCTCAAGGCCGAGCACGAAAAAGTTATCATCAGCAAAGACAAGAAGATTGCAGAGGCCGAAAAACGCAGTCGCGACAAAGAATCTCAAATAAGCAACGAGCTGGCCAAGAGCAAGCGATTGAACGAGCAGCTCGAAAAACAGATAAAAGAGGTCGAGCACAAAAGTGAGATTCTCGACAGAAAGCAGTCAGAGCTTGAAAAACTGCACAAGAGCCAAGTTCAACAGCTGGAGGTCATTTCGGGCCTTTCGGCCGAAGATGCCAAGAGCCAGTTGCTAGAATCGCTCAAAGAGACGGCCAAGACCGACGCCATGGCCTATTTGCAGAATACATTGGAAGAGGCCAAACTAACGGCCCAGCAAGAAGCCAAAAAGATAGTCATCAATACCATTCAACGAATTGGTACCGAAGAAGCGGTCGAGAACTGCGTTTCGGTCTTTAATCTTGAGTCAGATGATGTAAAGGGCCGTATCATCGGCCGCGAGGGCCGAAACATCAGGGCCATTGAAGCCGCTACAGGGGTCGAGATCATTGTTGATGACACGCCCGAGGCGATCATACTTTCTTGTTTTGATTCGGTACGCAGAGAGGTGGCAAGGCTTTCATTGCACCGTTTGGTAACAGACGGCCGCATACACCCGGCACGTATTGAAGAAATCGTTAAAAAGACCGAGAAGCAGATCAACGAAGAGATTGTTGAGATCGGTAAGCGTACCGTTATCGATCTTGGCATACACGGCCTGCACCCAGAATTGATCAAAGCGGTAGGGCGAATGAAGTACCGCTCGTCATACGGACAGAACCTTTTGCAGCACTCCCGTGAGGTCGCCAAGCTTTGTGGGGTCATGGCCGCTGAGCTGGGCCTCAATGCCAAACTGGCCAAAAGGGCCGGGCTGTTGCACGATATCGGTAAAGTGCCCACATCAGAGGTAGAGACCGAAACCCCCCACGCCATACTGGGAATGCAATGGGCACAGAAATATGGCGAGAAAAAAGAAGTGTGCAATGCCATTGGCGCCCACCACGATGAGATTGAAATGACCACGCTTATTGCGCCCGTTGTTCAAGTTTGTGACGCCATAAGCGGTGCACGCCCCGGTGCCAGGCGACAAGTGCTCGATTCATACATTCAGCGCTTGAAAGACCTAGAGGATATCGCTTTGGGCTTTAACGGTGTAGAAAAGGCGTATGCCATTCAAGCCGGTCGTGAATTGCGGGTCATTGTAGAAAGTGAGAAGGTGAGCGATGACAAAGCCGCCGAACTTTCATTTGAGATTTCACAGAAAATACAGACCGATATGACCTACCCTGGGCAGGTTAAGGTAACGGTCATTCGTGAGACCCGTTCGGTGAATGTGGCGAAATAG
- a CDS encoding cell division protein ZapA: MDEKLKIKLSIADRVYPLTIDPRQEEGLRKAAKNIESLVKKFEQNYAVRDKQDVLAMCALQFASKIEQGGIDRSESTKAALERLKALDELVTLRLDTVSE; this comes from the coding sequence ATGGACGAAAAGCTCAAAATCAAGCTTTCGATAGCCGATAGGGTGTACCCTTTAACGATAGACCCAAGGCAAGAAGAGGGGCTTAGAAAGGCCGCCAAGAACATTGAAAGCTTGGTGAAGAAATTTGAGCAGAATTATGCGGTACGTGACAAGCAAGATGTTTTGGCCATGTGCGCTTTGCAGTTCGCCTCAAAAATAGAGCAGGGTGGCATAGACCGTTCTGAAAGTACCAAAGCGGCCCTTGAGCGATTGAAGGCCCTTGATGAATTGGTTACCTTACGGCTAGACACTGTCTCTGAATAA
- a CDS encoding intradiol ring-cleavage dioxygenase — protein sequence MKNFLYMFSLLVAVTACQSQTKQKATGKVGGPCEGCEAIHEYGDKVLAAIDTLPKFKETEPKLKLTGIVYGADGKTPAEDVILYVYHTNREGIYEKKGDEKGWARRHGHIRGWVKTGKDGRYTIYTFRPASYPNRNEPEHIHVTVKEPEKNEYYIDDFLFDDDPLLTDDKRAKLKGRGGQGVFLPQPKNGILTIERNIILGKNIPNYH from the coding sequence GTGAAGAATTTTCTATACATGTTTTCATTATTGGTGGCCGTTACGGCCTGCCAATCGCAAACGAAACAAAAGGCCACAGGCAAGGTAGGTGGGCCCTGTGAAGGCTGCGAGGCCATACATGAATATGGTGACAAGGTACTGGCCGCCATTGACACACTGCCCAAGTTCAAGGAAACCGAGCCCAAGTTAAAGCTAACGGGTATCGTGTATGGGGCAGACGGAAAAACACCTGCCGAAGATGTAATCCTCTACGTTTACCACACCAACCGAGAGGGTATTTATGAAAAGAAAGGTGATGAAAAAGGCTGGGCAAGGCGTCATGGCCACATCAGGGGCTGGGTCAAGACCGGCAAAGACGGGCGTTATACAATTTACACCTTTCGGCCAGCCTCCTATCCCAATAGGAACGAACCTGAGCACATTCACGTAACGGTTAAAGAACCCGAAAAGAACGAATACTACATCGACGACTTTCTTTTTGACGATGACCCCTTGCTAACCGACGATAAAAGGGCAAAACTTAAAGGCCGGGGCGGGCAAGGGGTTTTTCTCCCCCAACCAAAAAATGGCATCTTGACCATTGAAAGGAATATCATTTTGGGAAAGAACATTCCCAACTATCATTGA
- a CDS encoding AAA family ATPase, producing the protein MENTDLDFDNRIPLEELKTTVESIKQELAKVIVGQQDFIELLIVSMLVDGHVLIEGVPGIAKTITAKLFAKTLDTGFSRIQFTPDLMPSDILGTSIFNVKNSEFEFKKGPIFSNVILIDEINRAPAKTQSALFETMEERQATVDGTTYPMGNPFMVLATQNPIEQEGTYALPEAQLDRFLFKIKVDYPSVEEEVQIIQTHHERKGKNAEENIEVVLKSKKLDEFKKQIHDVVVEKKIVRYIADIIANTRNHPHLYLGASPRASIAVMYVSKAFAAITGRDFVTPEDVKKALNPVLNHRIILTPEREMEGMTTESVVNMIAESVEVPR; encoded by the coding sequence ATGGAAAACACTGATTTGGATTTTGACAATCGAATTCCCCTTGAAGAATTAAAGACCACGGTCGAAAGCATCAAACAAGAACTCGCCAAGGTCATCGTGGGCCAACAAGATTTTATTGAGCTCTTGATCGTATCGATGTTGGTCGATGGCCATGTGCTCATAGAGGGGGTTCCCGGTATCGCCAAGACCATTACGGCCAAACTGTTCGCCAAAACGCTTGATACCGGCTTCAGCCGCATACAGTTCACACCGGATCTAATGCCAAGTGATATTCTGGGCACCTCGATCTTCAATGTCAAGAATTCAGAATTCGAGTTCAAAAAAGGCCCCATATTCTCGAATGTCATTCTAATCGATGAGATCAACCGGGCCCCTGCAAAGACCCAATCGGCCCTATTCGAGACCATGGAAGAGCGGCAGGCCACCGTCGATGGCACCACCTACCCAATGGGCAATCCGTTTATGGTGCTGGCCACACAAAACCCAATCGAGCAAGAGGGCACCTACGCACTGCCCGAAGCACAATTGGACCGGTTTTTGTTTAAAATAAAGGTCGATTACCCCTCGGTCGAAGAAGAAGTGCAGATCATTCAAACACACCACGAACGAAAGGGTAAGAATGCCGAAGAAAATATAGAAGTGGTCTTGAAGTCCAAAAAACTCGATGAATTCAAAAAGCAGATACACGATGTGGTCGTAGAGAAAAAAATCGTCAGATACATCGCCGATATCATTGCCAACACCCGAAACCACCCCCACCTGTACCTGGGTGCCTCGCCAAGGGCATCGATAGCCGTTATGTATGTTTCCAAGGCTTTTGCCGCCATTACCGGTCGCGATTTTGTAACTCCCGAAGACGTCAAAAAAGCCCTAAACCCTGTTTTGAACCATCGCATAATCTTAACACCCGAACGTGAAATGGAGGGCATGACCACCGAGAGTGTCGTCAACATGATAGCCGAATCTGTAGAAGTACCGCGATAA
- a CDS encoding DUF2268 domain-containing putative Zn-dependent protease (predicted Zn-dependent protease with a strongly conserved HExxH motif), translated as MSKKYIGMMVSLLAMVFIFGCNHRRKGEKSAIYEALEEYPDSIVVGGITFQYGFKNQMLAHRDGVFDTALIVEKFYKPNQYLFDSCFNFFSTPIYSPKEIVRWNSTYLDEYDTIVWKQTRFLLEQNIDSLLKKHLNAVQEMTGIKGEAKFLAYFPPEGYGVSGGCDPYSMAFDLMYKIEDADYLKKVIPHEIEHTIYENQIGNDPYFATGIGVTLDEGLATYFERTYNKADSTIFFDTKAETDWLLKNEREIFERFEPYLMKPLDSACPLLYHFNRTSDCQPLFTEVPTKLLETNMGYFLGYRIIEQYTKVHGTDSWRDIYHISPKEFYEKSGYKDFIQAPE; from the coding sequence ATGAGCAAAAAGTACATTGGCATGATGGTATCCCTTTTGGCCATGGTCTTCATTTTTGGGTGCAATCATCGTAGAAAAGGTGAAAAATCAGCCATTTACGAGGCACTTGAAGAATACCCCGACAGCATCGTCGTGGGCGGAATTACATTTCAATATGGCTTTAAAAATCAAATGCTGGCCCATAGAGATGGTGTGTTCGATACCGCGCTGATCGTTGAAAAATTCTACAAGCCCAATCAATATCTTTTTGACTCCTGCTTCAACTTTTTCAGCACACCGATATACTCGCCCAAAGAAATAGTCCGTTGGAATTCGACCTACCTTGACGAATATGACACAATCGTTTGGAAGCAAACAAGGTTCTTACTTGAACAGAACATCGACAGTCTCTTGAAAAAACACCTCAACGCTGTGCAAGAAATGACCGGCATCAAAGGAGAAGCCAAGTTTCTGGCGTATTTCCCGCCTGAAGGATACGGCGTTTCAGGCGGTTGTGATCCGTATTCAATGGCCTTTGACCTGATGTACAAAATTGAGGACGCAGACTATCTGAAGAAAGTAATACCCCACGAAATTGAGCATACCATCTATGAAAACCAGATCGGGAATGACCCCTATTTTGCTACCGGTATCGGCGTAACTTTGGACGAAGGCCTGGCCACCTATTTTGAACGTACGTACAATAAGGCCGACAGCACCATCTTTTTTGACACAAAAGCTGAGACCGACTGGCTCTTAAAAAACGAGAGGGAGATATTTGAACGCTTTGAACCGTATTTGATGAAACCACTGGACAGTGCCTGTCCCCTGCTCTATCATTTCAACCGAACCAGCGACTGCCAACCCCTTTTTACCGAGGTTCCTACCAAACTTTTGGAAACGAACATGGGCTATTTTCTGGGCTACAGGATCATTGAACAGTATACGAAAGTACACGGCACCGATTCTTGGAGGGATATTTACCACATCTCACCAAAAGAATTCTATGAGAAAAGTGGCTACAAAGACTTTATACAAGCCCCTGAATAG
- a CDS encoding DUF4886 domain-containing protein has protein sequence MNHLIPLLTLLISVCCHSQDKRVTEKVDVLFIGNSLTYYHDMPEILQEMVNETHPNIDIEHSTFPGMSLSGHLDNIIESRTENGISTRIKKEGEKTETEIKIAEKDWDFVILQEGTVRLLIPEVRKYKVESAISEIRNRLLNPECKFVLFKTWPSKKEYPKQYCYSKWAINHSLENDKYCSPEIKNLEQEIKLINKSYDSVAEKYGLILSDNGNKFHEVLTEYPFIDVYDDDIHPNKYGAFLNACIFYQILTGKKASELNYTGKIEPDTANLLKKIAE, from the coding sequence ATGAATCACCTCATACCACTTTTAACACTTCTGATTTCTGTATGTTGTCATTCTCAAGATAAAAGGGTGACGGAAAAAGTAGATGTTCTATTCATTGGAAATAGTTTGACCTATTACCATGATATGCCAGAAATTTTACAAGAAATGGTCAATGAGACACATCCGAATATCGACATTGAACATAGCACATTCCCTGGAATGTCTTTATCAGGACATTTAGACAATATTATCGAATCTCGAACGGAAAATGGGATCAGCACCCGAATAAAAAAAGAAGGAGAAAAAACCGAAACTGAAATTAAAATAGCCGAAAAAGACTGGGACTTTGTAATACTTCAAGAAGGAACTGTTAGACTTTTAATTCCTGAGGTCAGAAAATATAAGGTTGAAAGTGCAATTTCAGAAATAAGAAATCGCTTATTAAATCCGGAGTGTAAATTCGTCTTATTCAAAACATGGCCGTCAAAAAAAGAATACCCAAAACAATATTGCTATTCAAAATGGGCCATTAATCATTCATTGGAAAATGATAAATATTGCTCGCCGGAAATAAAAAACTTGGAACAAGAAATTAAGTTAATCAATAAATCCTACGATTCGGTCGCTGAAAAATATGGGCTTATACTATCTGATAACGGAAATAAGTTCCATGAGGTATTGACTGAATACCCATTTATCGATGTTTATGATGACGATATTCATCCAAACAAATATGGCGCGTTTCTAAACGCCTGTATTTTTTACCAAATCTTGACAGGTAAGAAAGCCTCCGAATTGAATTATACTGGAAAAATTGAGCCCGATACAGCGAATTTATTAAAGAAAATTGCGGAATAA
- a CDS encoding DUF58 domain-containing protein, with the protein MRFIKSFYIHGTFFMYIALLAGAFVLSYWLPFLYPICWLAVFVLLALFLLDIFLLYGKPSAIKAERELPQKLSNSDFNVLKISCSSAYPFKTYVSIIDELPVQFQKRDFEHRILLKKGETHIYEYSVRPVERGEYVFGNLNVYASSPLQIVKRRYTFQKDQMVPVYPSIIQMQKYDFLAIGNRLTELGLKKIRRIGHTQEFEQIKEYIKGDDVRTINWKATAKRNQLMVNQYQDEKSQPIYSLIDTGRVMKMPFNSLKLLDYAINATLAFSNVALKRNDKVGLLTFSKKIEAFVPAQQKLTHLNTILEKLYNVSTEFTDSDFGLLYAHTKRKITHRSLLLLYTNFEHISSLKRQLPYLLALAKKHLLVVIFFENTELEKLMATDAEDLQAIYHKTIAEKFSLEKRLMQKELQQYGIQTILTKPESLTINTINKYLEIKARGLL; encoded by the coding sequence CTGCGTTTTATAAAGTCATTCTACATACACGGTACCTTTTTTATGTACATCGCCCTATTGGCCGGTGCATTTGTGCTGTCGTATTGGCTACCGTTCTTATATCCCATCTGCTGGCTGGCCGTTTTTGTATTGCTCGCCCTTTTTTTACTCGACATCTTTTTGCTGTACGGCAAACCATCAGCTATCAAGGCCGAGCGTGAACTGCCCCAAAAACTATCGAACAGCGATTTTAATGTGCTGAAAATCTCATGCTCTTCGGCCTATCCCTTTAAAACATATGTATCGATCATAGACGAATTGCCGGTACAGTTCCAAAAGCGTGATTTTGAGCATAGGATCTTGTTGAAGAAAGGAGAAACCCACATATACGAGTATTCCGTTCGGCCAGTGGAAAGGGGCGAATATGTCTTTGGCAACCTGAATGTATACGCCTCGTCGCCCTTACAGATCGTCAAACGACGCTATACTTTTCAGAAAGACCAAATGGTGCCCGTGTACCCTTCAATCATACAAATGCAGAAGTATGATTTTTTGGCAATCGGCAACCGGCTTACAGAGTTGGGCCTCAAGAAAATCAGAAGAATCGGCCATACGCAAGAATTCGAACAGATAAAGGAATATATCAAGGGAGATGATGTGAGAACCATCAACTGGAAAGCCACGGCCAAGCGAAACCAACTGATGGTCAACCAATACCAAGACGAAAAGTCGCAACCGATCTACTCCCTTATCGATACCGGAAGGGTCATGAAAATGCCCTTCAATTCGCTCAAGTTGTTGGATTATGCCATCAACGCCACCCTTGCCTTTTCGAACGTGGCCCTTAAACGCAATGACAAAGTGGGCCTGCTCACCTTTTCCAAAAAAATAGAAGCCTTTGTGCCCGCCCAACAGAAACTGACTCATCTCAATACCATTCTTGAAAAACTGTACAACGTCTCGACCGAATTCACCGATTCTGATTTCGGACTGCTGTATGCGCACACCAAAAGAAAGATCACCCATCGAAGCCTTTTATTGCTCTACACCAATTTTGAGCACATTTCCTCCCTAAAAAGACAACTGCCCTACCTACTGGCCTTGGCCAAGAAACACCTGTTGGTGGTCATCTTTTTTGAAAATACAGAGTTGGAAAAGCTCATGGCCACCGATGCCGAAGACCTGCAGGCCATATACCACAAGACCATTGCCGAGAAGTTTTCACTTGAAAAACGGTTGATGCAAAAAGAGTTGCAGCAATACGGCATTCAGACCATACTGACCAAGCCGGAAAGCCTGACGATCAACACCATCAACAAATACCTTGAGATCAAGGCAAGGGGGCTATTGTAA
- a CDS encoding DUF4350 domain-containing protein translates to MGKKWGIYMVIAVAALGLLLLVEYSKPKKINWFPSYVAQHKIPYGTYVLNDLIHKKLGDSVVPVYTPPFEFLMQNDSVQGTYFFVNNSVNFGEAELDALLDWVSKGNKVFIASEGFEPQLLDTLNLEQISFYNGNDLNPVYHHRLVNKHLGRAQASFDKEYYTQVFNEVDTVNTVVLGEVFNDESLKNDPKINVVRQPFGKGQIILSLFPKAFTNYFILKDDNRAYTAGLLSYLKQGGRVYLDHHHKSGKSFYTSPMYIFLNTKEFKWAYYLVLIGTLFYVIFEGKRKQRAIPVVTPLTNQTLAFTRTIANMYFENKQQKELVEHKVAYFLEYIRTRLHLPTLDRDETFYRNLAARSNNSVDDVKNLFSLIDRLTKQQKVSDAELGHLNKRIEEFKAKIDGKH, encoded by the coding sequence ATGGGTAAGAAATGGGGCATATATATGGTAATTGCGGTCGCAGCCCTTGGGCTGCTATTGCTCGTTGAGTACAGCAAGCCAAAAAAAATCAACTGGTTTCCATCGTATGTGGCCCAGCACAAGATTCCCTATGGTACCTATGTACTGAACGACCTGATACACAAAAAACTGGGCGATAGTGTGGTGCCGGTTTACACGCCCCCTTTTGAGTTTTTAATGCAGAACGATTCGGTACAGGGCACTTATTTCTTTGTGAACAATTCGGTGAACTTTGGGGAAGCCGAACTCGATGCCTTGTTGGATTGGGTTTCAAAAGGCAATAAGGTTTTTATTGCATCTGAAGGTTTTGAGCCCCAATTGCTCGATACGCTCAATCTCGAGCAAATAAGCTTTTACAATGGCAATGACCTTAACCCCGTTTATCACCATCGTTTGGTGAACAAACATCTCGGCAGGGCGCAAGCTAGCTTTGACAAAGAATACTACACCCAGGTCTTCAACGAGGTCGATACCGTGAACACTGTTGTGCTGGGCGAGGTCTTTAATGACGAGAGCTTGAAAAACGACCCTAAGATCAATGTGGTGAGGCAACCCTTTGGCAAGGGGCAAATTATTTTGTCGTTGTTCCCCAAGGCATTTACCAATTATTTTATCCTTAAGGATGATAATCGTGCCTACACCGCAGGCCTTCTTTCTTACCTCAAACAAGGTGGGCGGGTGTACCTAGACCACCACCATAAATCAGGAAAGAGTTTCTATACCTCACCGATGTACATCTTCTTGAATACAAAAGAATTCAAGTGGGCCTATTATCTCGTGTTGATCGGCACCCTGTTCTATGTTATTTTTGAAGGCAAGAGAAAGCAGCGCGCCATTCCGGTGGTAACGCCACTTACCAACCAAACATTGGCCTTTACCCGTACCATTGCGAATATGTACTTTGAGAACAAGCAACAAAAAGAACTGGTCGAACACAAGGTGGCCTATTTTCTCGAATACATCCGCACGAGGCTACATTTACCAACATTGGACCGGGACGAGACCTTTTACCGGAATTTGGCGGCACGCAGCAACAACTCGGTCGATGATGTAAAAAACCTGTTTTCGCTGATCGATCGGCTCACAAAACAGCAAAAGGTATCCGATGCAGAACTGGGGCATCTCAACAAAAGAATAGAAGAATTTAAAGCTAAAATTGATGGAAAACACTGA